The following proteins come from a genomic window of Paenibacillus sp. CAA11:
- a CDS encoding ABC transporter substrate-binding protein — protein sequence MTKKWNLMLATVLALTLVLSACSSGNNKSATNAANSGTNTNTSANKGEADKSQNESGLIKAADPSQNPAPALARKDTMIVGMTAPKGVFNPLFAETSYDQYVNRIIFDTFSTVKADGTYENSLADSVDVSEDKKTYTYHLKQGVKFTDGTPVTVKDWYFTLKLYLDPAYDGESDLMAANIVGSKEYHEGKATEISGVKIIDDNTVQITVSDYTALTQVYLGGVEFLPEHYYGKGYKKGNLDTVKALNDKPLGSGPYIMKAYKAGQEVDFEANPDYFKGAAKTKNIIYKATTPNTNMSLLQTGETDMDNISVTQDNVDELKDLGFLDLQILPNNGYGYIGMNLKRDKFKDQKVRQALTYGLNRKDIVESVYGTYADVIDIPESKVSWAYTDEGITHYNFDLEKAKKLLDEAGWKVGSDGIREKNGEKFTINFSATADNEVVEALLPILTQNYKDLGIDVKADTLDFNAIMDKKTKGDYDMYFAAWGLTPDPDNTVYITGGAQNDSGYSNKKVDELMAKGKKELDLEKRKAIYADMYRELNKDVPLIFMYQRTNMYAINARAQGFDLSPYKDFNYSLYQVQLQQ from the coding sequence ATGACAAAGAAATGGAACCTAATGCTGGCGACCGTACTGGCCCTGACCCTGGTACTTTCGGCTTGCTCCAGCGGCAACAACAAGAGCGCTACCAACGCTGCGAACTCCGGCACGAACACGAACACAAGTGCAAACAAGGGAGAGGCTGACAAGAGCCAGAACGAGAGCGGCTTGATCAAAGCGGCTGACCCATCCCAGAACCCAGCACCAGCACTTGCTCGTAAAGACACCATGATCGTTGGTATGACTGCTCCTAAGGGCGTGTTCAACCCACTGTTTGCAGAAACATCTTATGACCAATATGTAAACAGAATTATTTTCGATACGTTCTCAACTGTTAAAGCGGACGGAACATATGAGAACAGCCTGGCTGACTCCGTAGATGTCTCCGAAGACAAGAAAACTTATACTTACCATTTAAAACAAGGCGTGAAGTTCACAGACGGTACTCCAGTAACTGTTAAAGACTGGTACTTCACTTTGAAATTATACCTTGATCCTGCTTATGACGGTGAGTCCGATCTGATGGCAGCCAACATTGTAGGTTCTAAAGAATACCATGAAGGCAAAGCTACAGAAATTTCCGGTGTTAAGATCATTGATGATAACACCGTTCAAATTACTGTAAGTGATTATACCGCTCTGACTCAAGTATACCTTGGTGGAGTTGAATTCCTGCCTGAACATTACTATGGTAAGGGCTATAAGAAGGGCAACCTTGATACTGTAAAAGCATTGAACGACAAGCCGCTCGGCAGCGGTCCTTATATTATGAAGGCCTACAAAGCAGGCCAAGAGGTTGACTTCGAAGCAAACCCAGATTACTTCAAGGGTGCTGCTAAGACGAAGAATATTATCTACAAAGCGACAACACCTAACACGAACATGTCCCTGCTGCAAACTGGTGAAACAGATATGGATAACATCTCTGTAACTCAGGATAATGTAGACGAGCTGAAAGATTTGGGCTTCCTCGACCTGCAAATTCTGCCTAACAATGGTTATGGTTACATCGGTATGAACTTGAAACGTGACAAGTTCAAAGACCAAAAGGTACGTCAAGCGCTGACTTATGGTTTGAACCGTAAAGATATTGTAGAGTCCGTATACGGCACTTATGCTGATGTTATTGATATTCCAGAATCCAAAGTATCTTGGGCTTACACAGATGAAGGTATCACTCATTACAACTTTGATCTAGAGAAAGCCAAAAAACTCCTGGATGAAGCTGGATGGAAGGTTGGTTCTGACGGAATTCGTGAGAAGAATGGTGAGAAATTCACAATTAACTTCTCTGCAACAGCCGATAACGAAGTTGTAGAAGCATTGCTTCCAATCTTGACCCAGAACTACAAGGATCTTGGTATTGATGTAAAAGCTGATACCCTTGATTTCAACGCAATCATGGATAAGAAAACCAAAGGCGACTATGACATGTACTTCGCTGCTTGGGGTCTGACTCCAGATCCGGACAACACGGTATATATTACTGGCGGTGCTCAGAACGATTCCGGTTACTCTAACAAGAAAGTCGACGAGCTGATGGCTAAAGGTAAGAAAGAGCTGGATCTTGAGAAGCGTAAAGCAATCTATGCTGATATGTACCGTGAATTGAACAAAGACGTTCCGTTGATCTTCATGTACCAAAGAACGAACATGTATGCAATCAACGCTCGTGCACAAGGCTTTGATCTTTCCCCGTACAAAGATTTTAACTACAGCTTGTACCAAGTTCAATTGCAACAATAA
- a CDS encoding YjzC family protein gives MGERTEFEPGDKAPNDGIYTEVGEARSFHTQITNPKRIKLKRGETFPETTNKDRKWKKAEKALVH, from the coding sequence GTGGGTGAACGCACAGAGTTCGAACCTGGAGATAAGGCGCCGAATGACGGAATCTACACTGAAGTCGGCGAAGCCCGCAGCTTTCATACTCAGATTACCAATCCTAAGCGCATTAAGCTAAAACGGGGCGAGACTTTCCCAGAGACAACAAACAAGGATCGCAAGTGGAAGAAGGCCGAGAAAGCTTTGGTGCACTAA
- the ssb gene encoding single-stranded DNA-binding protein — protein MLNRVILIGRLTRDPELRYTPAGVAVTQFTLAVDRPFTSQGGEREADFIPVVTWRQLAETCANYLRKGRLTAVEGRIQVRNYENNEGKRVYVTEVIADNVRFLESNREGGGGGQQREESPFNGGGGGGANRGGNNYSRGNQDPFSDDGKPIDISDDDLPF, from the coding sequence TTGTTGAACCGTGTCATTCTGATCGGACGGCTTACCCGGGACCCCGAGCTTCGTTATACACCAGCTGGTGTTGCGGTTACCCAGTTCACGCTGGCCGTGGACAGACCGTTTACATCGCAAGGTGGAGAGCGAGAAGCGGATTTCATTCCGGTCGTTACGTGGAGACAGCTGGCAGAGACCTGTGCCAATTACTTGCGCAAGGGTCGCTTGACCGCAGTGGAAGGACGTATTCAAGTACGGAATTACGAGAATAACGAAGGTAAACGTGTATACGTGACCGAAGTGATTGCCGATAATGTCCGTTTCTTGGAGTCTAACCGTGAGGGCGGAGGAGGCGGACAGCAGCGGGAAGAATCTCCATTTAATGGAGGCGGCGGCGGCGGTGCAAACCGTGGTGGCAACAACTACTCGCGCGGCAATCAGGATCCATTCTCTGACGACGGGAAACCGATTGATATATCGGATGATGATCTACCATTTTAA
- the rpsF gene encoding 30S ribosomal protein S6, giving the protein MRKYEVMYIIRPDVEQEAVQATVEKFQGIIQNGGEITKHDVMGKRRLAYEINKFRDGVYVLVNFTATPDVVNELERILKISDEIIRYLITKDVA; this is encoded by the coding sequence ATGCGCAAATACGAAGTGATGTACATTATTCGTCCAGACGTTGAGCAGGAAGCTGTTCAAGCAACTGTCGAAAAATTCCAAGGCATCATCCAAAACGGTGGAGAAATTACAAAGCATGACGTTATGGGCAAACGCCGTCTTGCGTATGAGATCAACAAGTTCCGTGATGGAGTTTACGTACTCGTAAACTTTACTGCAACGCCAGATGTTGTGAACGAGCTTGAGCGGATCCTGAAGATCTCTGACGAGATCATCCGTTATCTCATCACGAAAGACGTTGCTTAA
- the rpsR gene encoding 30S ribosomal protein S18 → MAFKQREGGDNDKRPARRGGRNKRRKVCFFTVNKITHIDYKDTELLKKFISERGKILPRRVTGTSAKYQRLLTIAIKRSRQIALLPYTTE, encoded by the coding sequence ATGGCTTTCAAGCAAAGAGAAGGCGGAGACAACGACAAAAGACCGGCACGCCGTGGCGGACGTAACAAGCGTCGTAAAGTTTGTTTCTTCACTGTGAACAAAATTACTCACATTGACTATAAAGACACTGAGCTGCTGAAGAAATTCATCAGCGAGCGCGGCAAGATTTTGCCACGTCGTGTGACTGGCACCAGTGCAAAATATCAACGTCTCTTGACGATCGCTATCAAGCGTTCTCGTCAAATCGCGTTGCTTCCTTACACTACGGAATAA
- a CDS encoding ABC transporter permease produces the protein MRQYIIRRLLQMIPTLIGISLIVFAISKMVPGDYISGKASPNMTAEKKAELRELYGIDKPFFKGYIDWAGNMVKGNLGESFQHKEPVTKIINRYVWNSFIIAFASLIISWIIAVFVGVFSAKFQYSLFDRIVTLLVFLCMSLPSFFIGLLFIKLFALDWKIFPVAGMTTSGQVLTGWAYIKDLANHMFLPTVVLVMLSTGSLTRYFRTGMLEVIRQDYIRTARAKGLKERTVIFKHALRNALLPAITLLGFELPALFGGAMILEKVFVWPGIGQVYLESINMRDYPFMLGFTMFLSVLTLLGNLLSDVLYGVADPRIRLK, from the coding sequence ATGAGGCAATATATCATCCGGCGGCTTCTGCAAATGATTCCGACGCTTATTGGCATCTCGCTGATCGTGTTCGCAATCTCGAAGATGGTACCGGGGGACTATATTTCTGGGAAAGCCAGCCCGAATATGACTGCTGAGAAAAAGGCTGAGCTTCGCGAATTGTACGGTATCGACAAGCCTTTCTTTAAAGGCTACATCGATTGGGCTGGCAATATGGTAAAAGGCAATTTAGGTGAATCGTTTCAACACAAAGAGCCTGTAACCAAAATTATTAACCGTTATGTCTGGAATTCATTCATTATTGCATTCGCCAGTTTGATCATCAGCTGGATTATTGCTGTTTTTGTGGGTGTCTTCTCTGCTAAGTTCCAGTATTCACTATTTGATAGGATAGTTACCTTACTAGTCTTCCTATGTATGTCTTTACCTTCTTTCTTTATAGGTCTGCTATTTATTAAGCTATTTGCATTGGATTGGAAGATATTCCCTGTAGCGGGGATGACGACATCCGGCCAGGTTCTGACAGGCTGGGCTTATATTAAAGACTTAGCGAATCATATGTTCCTTCCTACGGTTGTACTGGTAATGCTGAGCACAGGCAGCTTGACTCGTTATTTCCGTACCGGCATGCTGGAGGTTATTCGTCAGGATTACATCCGCACAGCTCGTGCGAAAGGTCTTAAAGAACGTACTGTCATCTTTAAGCACGCACTTCGTAATGCTCTATTGCCAGCGATTACATTGCTTGGCTTCGAACTGCCGGCACTGTTCGGCGGCGCTATGATTTTGGAGAAAGTGTTTGTATGGCCTGGTATCGGTCAAGTATATCTGGAATCGATTAATATGCGGGATTATCCGTTTATGCTCGGCTTTACGATGTTCCTTTCAGTACTTACTCTCCTGGGTAATTTGCTCTCCGATGTGCTGTACGGAGTTGCAGATCCAAGAATTCGCTTAAAGTAG